GAGTTCAGGAGCGCGGTGGAGTTGATCGCCGAACGTGATGGGGAGCCACTCGATGCTGGAAGATCGCCGCCAGCCAAGGGCGATGCGTCCCCCCCGAATGAGGAAGGATCGTCTTCGTACATCTGGCAATCGCCCTGGTCCTGAACTGGACTCCGGAGGGGTCTCGCGGGGAACTCAGGCCCGGTGAGTTCGGCCCGCAATGGTCAGGCGTCCGTCCGCTTCAGGCACCAGCATTTCGGGGAGCACCAGGTTTCCTGCTTCGTCCGTGAGCGGAACCGGCGGTACGAATGCCCGCCCTTGCGCGTAGTCGACGCCAAGCGTCTGCAAGACGCGCACAGCGTTCTCATTCCCCACCTGCTTCGCGATCGTCGGGATTCCGACACTTCGGCCGATCTGCGTCACCGCATGCACGATGCTGCGGTACATCGGATCGCCAGCGACCTCGTTGACGAACGACCCGCCAATTTTCAGAAAATCCACGGGCAAGGTCCGCAGGTAGGTAAGCGACGTCACACCGGTCCCGAAGTCCTCGAGCGCCATGCCGCAGCCGGTCGTGCGCATGTTGGTGAAGAAGCGGACCGTGCGCGAGAGATTAACGAGGGCGGCCCGCTCCCCCACTTCGAAACAGAGCGATCCCGGTGCGACGTCGTGTCGGGTCAGTTCCTCCACGATCGTGGGAATCAGCGAGTCGTCGGCGAGTGCGGATGCACTCAGGTTGATCGAGAAGACCGGCAGCGGCGAGCGCGTGTGCTGGCGGCGCCACTCGCGGAGCAGTCCGATGGCGCGTCGAATCACCCAGAGGTCGATCGCCGGCATCAGGCGATAACGCTCGGCCTGCGGCAGGAAATCGGCGGCCTTCTGCATCCGCCCGTGGCCATCGGGGAGGCGGAGCAGGATCTCGTAACGTCGCGCCAGCTTGAGTGCCGGTTGCAGCGGCACGATCGACTGGCCGTAGAGCTCGAATTGACCCTCCTCGATCGCGCGCATCAGCCGAGTCACCTGACGATCCATTCCGACCAGCCGGCTCGCTTGCTCCGCGAGCACTGGCTGACGATGAATGCGATTGCCACCGCCTTCCTTCGCGGCGTAGCACGCGGCATCGGCGAGCCGCAGCACCCCCGCAATCCCGCCGCTCCCCGCGGTGACCGGCACCATGCCGATGCTCACGCCGATGGTGAAGCGGTTCCCGGCCCACTCGAAGTGGTAGTTGTCAAATTCGCGCCGGATCGACTCCGCAATCCGTTCGGCCTCAGCCATCTCGCAATTCTCGAGCAGCACACCGAACTCGTCGCCGCCGATCCGCGCCAGCGTATCGTGCTTGCGGAGCTGGCCGTTGAGTAGGGGGCCAAGGCTTCGCAGCAGCGCGTCACCAGCATCGTGCCCGCAACTGTCATTCACGGCCTTGAAGCGATCAAGGTCAAGGCAGAGGAGGGCGTGCTCACCATCCATCTGGGCAAGCCCGGCCAGCGTGTGCGTCAGCCGTCGTTCGAATTCGCGGCGGTTGAGCAGGCCGGTGAGCAAATCGTGGCTCGCCTCGTAGGAAAGCCGGTGTCCGACGCGCCGCTTCTCGCTCTCGTCCTGGATGACCATCACGACGCCGGTCATGACCCCGTTTCGATCGTTGATCGGGGCAGCGGAGTCCCCGACGGGTACTTCCGTTCCATCGCGGCGCAACAGGAGCAGCCCTTCCTCGAGTTCGACGGCCCGTCCTTCAGCGAAGCAGCGCACGGCAGTGTTGGGGACCGGGAGCCGGCTGATCTCCGAAATCAGGGGGAGCACGGCGTCGAGTGATTGTCCGATCGCTTCGCTTCCTGTCCAGCCGGTCAGACGTTCCGCCACCGGATTGAGGTAGGTGATGCTGCCGCTTTCGTCGGTGGTGATAACCGCGTCGCCAATCGCCTCGAGAGCGCTGTGCGCCCCCTCGTTATTGCGAGAGCGCGACTCCTGCGCGCGCCGCCATTGCGTCAGATCGCGCACCATCACGAGCGACCGGGCCTCGGGCCCCTGTCCGAGTGGCCTGCGACTCAACTCGACCGGGAATTCGCTTCCGTCGCGACGTCGGGCGAAACAGTTCACCGACTCGCCAGCCAGGGAGACCGGTGGCCAGCCGCCTTCCTCCCGGCGATCGGCACCGAGGAGTCGCTGGAATCGATCAGGAATGAAGCGGCCCATCTCTTCACCGAAAAGCTGCTGTTCCGTCCAGCCAAAGAAATGTTCGGCCTCGGCGTTGAGAGCGATCACCAGGCCGCTCGCGTCGAGCACCACGAGCGCATCAGGCGCGGCATCCAGCAGGTCGCGGAATTCAGTGGTAATGGCTGACAGGAAGTCTCTCGATCGCTGCGTCGACTCCGCAGCCAGGAAGCACTCTCGTGGAACCGTCGACGACCCCGCCGACTCCAGCATTGGGGGAAAGTTATGGTCTGCCCTGCAACAGGAACATCCGTCTTTGGGTGGGGTTTTGCCCTAGCTCCGGATGATGAAGGAGTCTTCGGGAAGCGAGGTGGTACTCAGGGGCCGGCGGTGGTGTGAGTGCCGATCACTGGAGTGCTGCATCCCGCGGCGCCGAAGAGTGGCGGCAGTCCGGCGTAGGGATCCGTGAACTGGGCGATGAGCATTCTGGTATTGAGGGTGTCCCTGAGGGTGCCTTCGACCGAAGCGGCCTGATCGACGCCCACTGGTCCGAAGAGTCGGAGGACAACCGATCTGGTGCTGAGATTGACCGTACCGTAGAGACGGCCGCCAGCACTCTGCCCGCTCCAGGTGGACGCGAAAGTCAGTGAACCACCGGGCTGAACCTCATCCGAGGAGCCCGTGAAGGTCAGCAGGAAGGGACCGCTCACACAGCCCGTCGCCTTGGGAGCCACGCTCCACACGCCGACAACTTCCGACGCCGATAGCGCTCCACCGGCGCTGCCGGTCGCGCCGCCGCCGCACGCTGCCAGCAACATCAGCATCAAACACAACGGGTTCAGTTGGCGACAATTCGGCACAAGGCGGGCCACGGGAGACTCCAGGCGGGGGACAAGGAACCCAGATACGACACACGACGAAGGGAGCGCTCAGGTCGAGCGAACGTCGCCCACGACGACAGCACCAGCGTCGGAATCTTCGAGTGCGCCAAGTAGAATGGTGGAACACGAGGGGCACATGCCGTGCGTCAGCTGCGGCAATGGCGCGCCACCGAAGAGGCCTAGCACCGTCACCGCGGCCTCGATTTCGACCCAGCTATCGTCCCCGAGGCGCACGCGCTTGCACCAGCCGCAGATCGTCAGGAGCGTGTCGGCCCGGGGATGGTCGCTGTCGAGCAGGAGCATCGCGGCACGCCCCTGCTCCCAGACCGAGGTGACCTGGAACACCACGCCCCCTTCGCCATCGGCGGTGATCTCCATCGCCAAACCGCGACGGGTCGATGGCGCGTCACAGCGAAACTGGAAGCGCACCGGGAGCCCGCCATCGCGCACCCGTTTTACCATACCGCGGTAGAGGGCAATGGTGGTGGGGTCGGCGAAGAAGTCCCAGAGCGGTCGCCCCAGCACGCGCGCAGGTTCCAGCATCCCGCCGCCATTCTCGGCCGCGAAGATGCTCCACCCTTCATTGACGTCGGTCAGGCAATCATTGAAGTCGATGCGATAGCGGACCGGGGAATTACTTGGCATTCCAGAAAGGTATCCTCTGGTACGGTGCGGCGACCGGCTACTTCCAGCCGCGCTTCTCCTGGCGGCGCAGATTGAACCAGGTGAGCGCTGCGAACAACGCCACCTGCCCCGCCCCGAAGCCCCACCCGCCCCAATGGAACGCGAAGAGGGTGATGATCCCGATGATCAGCGATAGCCCGGCCACCGTGAAGCCGGCACCATACTCGTGGTCGCCAAGGCGATAGTAGAACACGCCGGTGACGACCAGGAGGAAGACGACGAGTGGCACGATCAGGCTGGCGGGAGATCGAGGAGCTCGAGTGCTCGCGAAGCGTCGGGGTTCGGAACCGCGATCGTGGCGCCACCCGGCGCCCACCCCGCGAAGCCCGCTCCGAAGATGCCGGCCTGATCACCACGCAGGATCACTTGCACCCCGGCGCCCTCGAGCGTCGCTCGCGCGATGTCGGCTTCGATCCGGGTGCCGTAGGTGACGATGTTGGTCCAGGCGGATTCGGGCATGGGGGCTCCGGTCTTGAGAATGTTGACGCGTCCACCAGCTATGGCTTAGGCCATCCCGCACTCAGCTCGACGATCCCCACCGCGAGTCGTGGCCGCCACCACTCCTCGCCGTGGTTGCCGTTGGGCACCTCAGTGTAACTCACGGAGTAGCCGTTGGTGACGAGCGCGTCGCGGAAGCGTCGCGTCGCCTCGATGAAGACCGGTCCGCTACCGCCGAGGGTCGCGTGGGTCTCGAGTGCGCCGACGTCGAGCACAAAACGGATTGGCTGCCGCGCCGCGGTGCGGACCTTCCGGGCGAGCCATTCGTACGGCGCCCCGTTCGACCCGTTGGCACCGCGCCAGAACGCACCGCTCTGCGACCAGACATTGCCAAAGAGATCGGGTCGCGCGAATGCCGCGAAGGCCGCACCCACACCGCCGGCGCTCGACCCCGTCACGATGACGCGCGCAGGGTCGCGCGTCACGCGCCACCCTCGTTGCAGCCACGGCATCAGCTGCGACCCGAGGAAGGTGGCCATGCGCGGTGCATTGCCGAGGTCGGCGATGCGTACCGCGCCGGCGGAATCGTCAACGAGGAGCGCCACGAAGGCCGGGGCGTACTTTCCGGCCGCGAGCGAATCCAGGACGCGCGGCAACGGCATCGTGTCCTGATAGCTGCTGCCGTCGAACGCCACGATCACCGGGTAGGGAGTGGCCCGCCGGGCATCGTACCCGGGTGGCGTGTACACCCAGACTCGACGGAGGCGCTGGTAGCTGGAATCGTAGAGGGTGTGCAGTTCCACCCGGCTGCCGGCCGATGCAGGCCGTTGAGCCGCTGCGGTCGAGAGCGCAGCGGGGAGCAGGGTGACAAGCAGCAGCGCGACGCGAGACGTCATGGCTGACCCCGGGTGGTCGTGGCCGACTCGGCGGACCCCCGAAGACTAGCCGATCGCGAGCGTCCCCGCCCCGGCGTCGTAGGTCGCAGCGAACTTCGCGAGTCCGCTGGTCTTCTGCCCCCCGGTCCAGCTCCCCGACCCGGCGAAGGTGGCCCCGTGCCCGCTGCAGTAGAACGAACTCCCGTTCACGCTTACGGTGACACCGCGGTGCGGACAGACCAGCGAGAGCGCGAGGTAGCTCGTCTCGCCGGTCCGGCTCACCGCGATCGGCGTCCCGCTTCGGGAGCCATTGTCGACCAGGGCGATTCCCCCGACGGTGGCGAGTGCGGGGTAATCGGCGAGCCGTACGGTGAATTTCGTGATGGCGGGCGTCGTCGGCAGCGAGGCCCCGCACGCGGCGAGGCCGGCCGCCCCCATCGCCAGCAGCGTCTGCCCGAGGAAGGCGCGCCGGTCGATGCCGGTACAGCCATCGCAGGGCACACTTACGCTCCCTTGGACAGCAGCACCACCGACGCGCTCCACCCCGAGGGATCCTTGTCGTTCTTGTGCATTGCCTCGACGTTCACGACGATCTCGTCTCCCTGACGCGCGATGCTGAAGCGATCCATGTTGCGCGTCGCGCGCCCCGAGATGAACGTGCCATCGGGCTTGTACTTCGAGTGATGCTTCGGGCACTGGAACTGGCTGTCGCCCTCGTTCCAGCGTAGCGCAGTGTTCTGGTGCGGGCACGAGAGGTTGAAGGCGTAGATCTCGTTTTGCCAGCGGACGAGAATCACGTCGTTCTCCTTGTCGATTTGCACCCCGTCCTTCGCGGGCACGGGATAGCTCGGGTTCTTGCCGACCCAGCGACGCAGGCGCAGAGCGGTTGGTGCGGCGGCCGACAGCCCGGACGGCATCCCGACCATGATCAGGGCGCCCAGGGTGGCGAGTCCGGCATGCTTCACGAACGCACGACGCCCGGCGAGCGGGCAGTCGTTGCATTCGGGGTGTTCGTCGTTGGCACGATCATCAGACTGCGACATCGGCACCTCCAGGGTCAGCTTGAACTCAACCGGCATTCACGAGTGCGGCGCCGGCGATCGCGGTACAGGTCCAGAGAAAGAGCGAGAAGACGGTCGATCGGTGGAGCCGCCGCCAGAGCCAGGGCAGATCCTCGCCACGACGCAGCCGCCGTTCGGTGAGCATCAGGACCACTCCATTCAGGAGCAGCAGCGTCACCAGCGTGAGCTTGACGAGAAAGACCGGTGACTTGGCGAAGGTCTCGACATCGGCGGCCGCGAGCGCGAACCCGCTCGCGAAGAGGAAGACGAGCGCAATCATCACTGGTCGGTGCGTCGAGTGCAGCCGGCGCAGCACGTCATCGCCGGTCTCCTCGCGATGTCGCTTGGCTCGCAGCGTATCACGATCCGCCGCGATGGCGATTCCGCCCCCGAGCAGCATCGCCACCAGATGCACCGAGGTCACGCCCGTCTCGAGCAGCTTCGAATCGGCGTAGAGTGCATTCCATGGTGCAAAGAAGTCGGTCAGGGTCGCTATCAGCGTTGCAAGCATCAATCTCTCCAGAGCCACATCATGACTGTCGAAGCAACCGAGAGACTCATCGACCCGACGGCGAGTGCGCGGTGCGTGTTGGCGCCGCCGTCGGACTCTCGTGCCGATTCGGCCGAGGCGGCGGTGGCGAGAAAGCCGGCATCGGCCACCAGCATCGCGATGCTGTGCACCCAGCGCCGCGTCTTCCCCGTCGGTTCTTTCCGCGATGCCACCAGGTTGTACACCCCGGTCACGGTATTGACGGTGAAGAGCACACCGAGGCCGGCGGCGATCGCCGAGTGCGGCCCCTTGAGGCTCGAGCGTTGGTTACCGAGCGTCTGCTCATCCTTCAGCAGCTTCTGGCCCACGAAATATTCGGCGATGAATACCGGTAACTCGAGGTAGCTGCCGATCTTGTGGACCGTGAGCGAGGTGTGGTAAAGACTGCTGTATTCGATCGCCTTCCGTCGCGTCGTATCGCCGGATTCGCCGCGCGGTTGCGGTGCGAGACCCGCGCGCGATGCGCCCGCGCAACTACTGCACGCCGGCGCGCTGGTGCGCGAGAGGGTATCCTGCGTTTGCCCGGACAACGGCGCCGCAATGAGCACGGCGGTGACGAGCAGAGGGGTAAGTCGGTAACCAATCATCGGGCAGCTCCGTGCCGAAGCGGAATACTGGCCCGCAGTGGATGCAGTGACACGGTGAAACGCACTGAATCCTCCGGCCAGCGTAGCAAGACGACACCCGCGGCGGCGACCTGCACACGCTGCACACCGGCCGGCAGTTCGATGCGATACCGCTCGGCCGGCACCTGATTGTCGATGATCACCTGGTCCGTGGCGACGGCATACGCCGTAACTCCGCCTTCGGAATGGAAGGCAATGTCATTCCCCTCCGAGCGCACCAGCTCCACCACGCCGCCACCCTGCGACCGCGTGAACTCCACCCGGAGACTCGGGTGAGCCGCCACGGCGATCCCTGATGCGGCCGGGCTCCGGCTCACGATGGCGGGCGTGACGGGTGGTGAGGAGCGGATTTCCCGTGCCTGGGGAGCCGCGTCGCGCCCGAGCCACTGCCGCAACGGGGAACCCGGGATGACTGCCGCCGCGGCCGCGATCGCGAGCAGGATGCCGCCACCCGACACGGCCACAACCCGGCGCACCCGCCCGGGCCGCTGCGCCACGGGCGGGTGTTCGGCCCCGGCCGGGATCGGATTGTCGAGCAGCGTCAGCAGCTCGCCAACGGCGAGTTGATCATCGGCGAGTTGCCGCGATCGGTCGTGGCAGCGCGCGCAGCGGGCAAGATGGTCCGCATCCAAAGTTGATCCGCTCGATTCGCCGAGGCCTGCGGCAAGCAGCACCTCGTCCGGTGGGTGGCGCTCGTCAGTCTGGATCACCGTGCAACTCCTGATAGGCCTGGCGAAAGGAGATCCCGGCGCGCAGCAGGATCGTGCTCACATTGGTTTCAGTCAGCTCGAGCGCGACGGCGATTTCACGATAGCTGTAGCCGGAATGCCGCAGCAGCAGCACTTCGCGCTCGCGAGGCGGGAGCCGGTTCAGTGCCGATCGCACCTGGCGACGCTGCTCGTCCTGATCGAGTGCGACCGCAGGATCCGGGGCGGTCGACGGACGCGGCGCATCGTCGCCGGCCGCGGTCAGTAACTGCAGCCGTCGACCGGCGCCGCGGAAATGATCCCGCAGGAAATTGTTGGCGACGGAGACCAGCCAGGCACCTGGCTCTTCGGGAAACGATCCGCGGTCGAGGAGCCGGACGAACGCTTCCTGCGCGACGTCGGCAGCGAGTTGTGGGTCGCCCAGCGAGCGATCGAGGTAGCGAAACAGGGCGGGATGGCGCTCACGATAGAGTACAGCGAACGCAGTCTCGAATTCACTGAGCGGCGCGCTGTCGGGAGCGGGACGACCTTTCCTGGCGAACGGACGCATCAGCGGCGAGTCCGGGCCGGAGGAGAAGGGAGCGGCGAGAGTATCCACAGCAGGAGGAACGGGTGACACGACCACTTTGTCACACGGGCCTCCGTATCGGCCTACCTCAGTGGATCCACCCCAGTTCGAGGACGACGCCACGCGGCGTGCCACCCAGCAACTGCAGCCCGCCGTTCGCGAGGGCGACCACCCCCGCGGGGTCGCTCCGATTCAGCAGGTTCTCGAGGCGCAGCGACGTGGTAATCCCTCGCGAAGCCGTCGCTCCGAAGCTCCAGAGATGGCGAATCCCGGCATCGAGCCGGAGCCGGGTCGGAAGCCGCAGTCCGTTTACCGGCCCTGCCACGGTGCTGGCGACGCCCTCCATCTCGCCGACGCCGGTCGCACTCGAGAACGGACGCCACTCGAGTCCGGGGAGCATCGGCGTCACCGGCTGTCCGCCGCCGCTGCTCCAGGCGAGTTGCACGGCGGTCCGGTGATCTGGATGCCACGTCGCCGCCCCCGAAAAGAGCCACGGCCGCGCGCTGCCGATCTGGTAGGATCCTCCGGCGATCTGCTGCGTGGCACTCGCCAGCCCGACCGTGGCACGCAATGCGAGCGGACCGCGCGCCGCCTCGAGGGAGAGATTGACCCCGCGTGCCTCGCCCTCTCCGAATGCCGGCGGGGTGTCGGAGAAGAATCCCGACGACGCAGCAGCCGGCGTCACCACACCATACCAGCGCCGCAGGTAACCATCGGCTGATAGCGTCGTGCCGTGACCAAGCTCGCGTGAGAGAGTGAGAGCGTACTGGTCGGCGCGTGCGATGGGCACGTTTGCCGCAGTCGCTGCCGGAAGGTTTGGGGAGACGACCGTGCTGGCGAGATTCTCCTCGTTCAGAAGCGACTGCACGGCCTGATGGGTACGACCGAAGCCGGCGCTGATGGTGGTCCGTGCGTCGGGGCGAACGGCAATGACAGCGCGTGGTGCCAACGAAGTGTGCCCGCTGAAATCACTGTTGCCGCGGAGGCCCAGCCGGAGGTCAAGCGCTGGCAACGCATGCCAGCTCCATTCTCCGAATAGGGACCCAAGCAGCGGCCGACCGGTGATCACAAATCCGGCCGGCTGGTCCTCGCCGCCGGCCGCATGCTGACGATACCAGCTCTTCGGCTGGGTGATCTCTGCGCCGACGAGCAGCGACCCCAAACCGAGTTGCCGCCGGTAATCGGTCGACAGGCCGAGTTCACTTATACCACTGCTGAGCGCGATGGGTCCATCGAGCGACCCCGTCTGGATCGCGGCGCTGCTGCCGTTCCACCAGCCGGTGAAGCGCCACTCCTCTCCGATATGGGGCGACCCACTCCAGGTCGCCCCGAGCGCACCACTCCGCCAGCTTGCGGCGTTGGCCAGTGCGCCGGTCGGTAGCGGTTGCGACGCATCTCCACCCGCCGCATCGAGGCCATCGGCGGAGGATTCCCAGTGCATCCGGTTGCCACTCTCGAACGCGACAACGCGCAATGCACCCGGCCCCAGCGGGAGCCGGCCGATCGCCAAAGCATCCTGATAGCCGTTGGTGGTACCCAGACCGCTGCCATCAGTCAGCAAATTCCGAAAAGAGGTGCGTCCGCCGAGCATCACGGAGCCCTGGCCCACACGTACCTGGATCAGCGAGCGGATGTCGCTCACCGAGGCATTCGCGCTGAAATGCGGACTCGCCGACTTCAAGTCAGCACTCCGCAGTTCGACCACACCAGCAAGCGCACCATCGAAGCGTGCCGAAGCGATGCCGCTGTGAAGATCGACCCTGGCAATCGCGTCGGGGTTGATCGCGCTTGAGGCCCCGGCGAAATGGCTGGCACTGCTCAGCGGAATCCCGTCGAGGAGCGTCCGGTTCTCCGAGCCGCGGCCGCCGCGGATGCTCAGCGTGCCGGTATTGTCGCCGCGAGTGGTGACTCCTGCGGCGCTCGCCAGCAGGGTGTTGAGATCGTTCGCCGCGGCAGGACGATCGCCCTGCCAGCCGGCCCCGAAGTGCGACAGCCCGGGCTCGATCACCGACGCGGAAGTAGCACTGTCGGGCAATGGCACCCGCTGGGCCACGGTTTCAATCGGTGGCAGGAGGACCGGGTGCACGGTGAGGGAAATATCGAGCGCGAGGTCGGAGCCATCAACCAGCGTCACGCCTACCCGCTGACTTTCGAAGCCCGCCGAGACGAAGCGGAATTCGTGCCCCCCTGCGGTCAGGTTGCCGAGTCGGTAGCGGCCCAGCGAATCGGTCACTCCCACCTGGACCCCATCAAGCTGTACCATCGCGCCGCGCACCGGCAGGCCGCGGTCGCTGGAGCGGACCGTGCCGTGAATGCCCGCCATCAGGTATGTCAGCCACAGGGCGTAGAGCATCTATCGGGCAACCCTCTGTGAAGAAATCTTGGTAAACCCCAGCGATGAACGATTAATCGTCGCGGTACCGGATGCTTACGGATTCCCCCCATCGCTCGTTGTTGTTGGCCTGGCTCACGTGCAGCCGACCGACCGTGGGGCGGGCGGCCTGCATCTCGCGCAGCCATGACTTGTCGGTGATGTGGAGGACGAGCCGACCGGAATCGACCTGCGTCGTCCCGGCCAGCGGTGTGCCGCACGACATCATGTAGACATCGAGGGTACAACGCTGCAGGTGTGCCGGAGCGATCGCCTCGCTCAGCGAGTTCGCCGCGTCGATGCGGAGCGAATCGACGTCCCAGAAACCGAGTACGATGCCGAGATACTTCTTTTTCGGGAGGAAGATTTCCATCGCCCAGCGTGGGCCGGAGTAGGGATCCTCGAGTTGCTGCTTTGGTCGCGGGAAGTCGTCGAGTGCTTCGACCGGGAAGACGATCACCGCCTCGCGGCGCGCAATGACAATCGACGGCCCCTCTTCGGGAGCGGCGAGCGACCGTGGTACCCCGCCGGTAATGCAGCCGGTGAGCAGAGTCATCGCGAGGAGTGCCGGGCGGCGAAGATCCATGAGGGAATGTACGTCACGCCGGACCATCGCGCGGAGCAGCCCCGCGGCCCCCACCTTCAGGGCCGCGAGTGCAGCCAGTCGCGCGCCGAGATCGCGTAGAGCGACACGCTGTTGCCTCGGAGGGCGACGGTGCGCTCGAACCGTTCGCCCAGCCGCTCGGCGAGACTGATCGACCGCGCATTCCCCGGGTCGATGAGTGAGCAGGCGCGCGGCCAGGCAAGGTCCCCGAAGGCGTGATCGAGGGCGGCGACCGCGGCTTCGTGGGCGTAGCCGTGGCCCCAGAATTCTCGTGCGAGGGCCCAGCCGATTTCAGGCTCGGGCCACCCTTCGGGGAAGTGCAGCCCCGCGCGACCGACGAATGCGCCGCTGGTGCGCTCCTCGAGTGCCCACATTCCGTAGCCTCGCAGTTGCCAGTGGCCGGTGAGCATCGCCATCTGGCGCCACGCTTCGTCGCGCCCTACCGGACCCTGCGCACCGAGGAAGCGCATCACCTCGGGGTCGGCGCACATGGCGGCATAGGCGTCGATGTCCTCGGCACGGAAAGGGCGGAGGATGAGACGATCGGTGAAGAGGAGGTTCATCGGGAGAGTTCGCCGGGCACGACTGACCATACTCCCGCCCGCGACCAATGTCTATTGCGCCCTTATCTTCTTCGGCATCCTCGACCCGGGCGAACCATCACGTCCCGCTTTCCCGATACCCGCATCTCTGTCCTCGAGGCGCTCCGGCGCCCCGATCCCGACCAGCGACGGCACGCCGCGGAGCTGCTGATCCGGGCCTATCGCGCCCCGATCCTCGCCACCCTCGCGTGGCGCTGGAACTTGCAGCCCGCCGACGCCGAGGACCTGACGCAGGGATTCTTCGCGGCGGCACTCGAGAAAGAGTGGTTCGAGCGTTTCGACCCGGCGCGGGGACGCTTTCGCACCTTCGTGCGGGTCGCGGCCGATCGTTTCGCCGCGAATGCCGCCCAGTCGGCCGGCCGTCTCAAGCGCGGCGGCGACAGCGTGACGATTTCCCTCGACGACCTGCAGGATCTGGTTCCCCGTGCGGACGAGGAGATCGAGGAGCGCTTTCGAGCCGAGTGGGTGCGCAGCATTTTCGAGCTCGCCCTCAACGCGCTGCGCGAGGAGGCCGGCGCGCGCCAGCGTCAGACCCAACTGCAGCTCTTCGAGGCGTATGACCTCCTCGACGACGAACGGCCGACCTACGCCGCGCTCGGCGAGCAGTTCGGGCTCAACCCCTCGGAAGTGATCAATCATCTCGCCTGGGCCCGACGCCGCTTTCGCACGCACGTGCTCGACGTGATCCGTCAACTCGCCGGGAGCGAGGCGGAGTATCGCGAAGACGTCCGCGACCTGCTCGGCATCGAGGCGCCGTGAGCGAGCTTTCCGACCGGGCAGTGCAGCGGCTGCGTGACGGCCTCGCGCAACCGGAACTCCCGGCGCGGTATGCCCTGCGCGAAATCATCGGTCGCGGCGGGATGGGCGTGGTCTGGCGGGCGCACGACGGGGAGCTCGACCGCGACGTGGCCGTGAAGATTCTTGCAGAACATATCGACGGCGGCGAATTCACCCACCGGCTCGAGCGCGAGGCGAGGATCCTCGCGCGCCTCGAACATCCCGGGATCGTTGCCGTCCACGATGCGGGGACACTCGCTGACGGCCGCGGCT
The DNA window shown above is from Gemmatimonadota bacterium and carries:
- a CDS encoding Rieske 2Fe-2S domain-containing protein, whose translation is MPCDGCTGIDRRAFLGQTLLAMGAAGLAACGASLPTTPAITKFTVRLADYPALATVGGIALVDNGSRSGTPIAVSRTGETSYLALSLVCPHRGVTVSVNGSSFYCSGHGATFAGSGSWTGGQKTSGLAKFAATYDAGAGTLAIG
- a CDS encoding Rieske (2Fe-2S) protein, translating into MSQSDDRANDEHPECNDCPLAGRRAFVKHAGLATLGALIMVGMPSGLSAAAPTALRLRRWVGKNPSYPVPAKDGVQIDKENDVILVRWQNEIYAFNLSCPHQNTALRWNEGDSQFQCPKHHSKYKPDGTFISGRATRNMDRFSIARQGDEIVVNVEAMHKNDKDPSGWSASVVLLSKGA
- a CDS encoding EAL domain-containing protein, yielding MLESAGSSTVPRECFLAAESTQRSRDFLSAITTEFRDLLDAAPDALVVLDASGLVIALNAEAEHFFGWTEQQLFGEEMGRFIPDRFQRLLGADRREEGGWPPVSLAGESVNCFARRRDGSEFPVELSRRPLGQGPEARSLVMVRDLTQWRRAQESRSRNNEGAHSALEAIGDAVITTDESGSITYLNPVAERLTGWTGSEAIGQSLDAVLPLISEISRLPVPNTAVRCFAEGRAVELEEGLLLLRRDGTEVPVGDSAAPINDRNGVMTGVVMVIQDESEKRRVGHRLSYEASHDLLTGLLNRREFERRLTHTLAGLAQMDGEHALLCLDLDRFKAVNDSCGHDAGDALLRSLGPLLNGQLRKHDTLARIGGDEFGVLLENCEMAEAERIAESIRREFDNYHFEWAGNRFTIGVSIGMVPVTAGSGGIAGVLRLADAACYAAKEGGGNRIHRQPVLAEQASRLVGMDRQVTRLMRAIEEGQFELYGQSIVPLQPALKLARRYEILLRLPDGHGRMQKAADFLPQAERYRLMPAIDLWVIRRAIGLLREWRRQHTRSPLPVFSINLSASALADDSLIPTIVEELTRHDVAPGSLCFEVGERAALVNLSRTVRFFTNMRTTGCGMALEDFGTGVTSLTYLRTLPVDFLKIGGSFVNEVAGDPMYRSIVHAVTQIGRSVGIPTIAKQVGNENAVRVLQTLGVDYAQGRAFVPPVPLTDEAGNLVLPEMLVPEADGRLTIAGRTHRA
- a CDS encoding alpha/beta hydrolase-fold protein yields the protein MTSRVALLLVTLLPAALSTAAAQRPASAGSRVELHTLYDSSYQRLRRVWVYTPPGYDARRATPYPVIVAFDGSSYQDTMPLPRVLDSLAAGKYAPAFVALLVDDSAGAVRIADLGNAPRMATFLGSQLMPWLQRGWRVTRDPARVIVTGSSAGGVGAAFAAFARPDLFGNVWSQSGAFWRGANGSNGAPYEWLARKVRTAARQPIRFVLDVGALETHATLGGSGPVFIEATRRFRDALVTNGYSVSYTEVPNGNHGEEWWRPRLAVGIVELSAGWPKP
- a CDS encoding Ig-like domain-containing protein, with protein sequence MIQTDERHPPDEVLLAAGLGESSGSTLDADHLARCARCHDRSRQLADDQLAVGELLTLLDNPIPAGAEHPPVAQRPGRVRRVVAVSGGGILLAIAAAAAVIPGSPLRQWLGRDAAPQAREIRSSPPVTPAIVSRSPAASGIAVAAHPSLRVEFTRSQGGGVVELVRSEGNDIAFHSEGGVTAYAVATDQVIIDNQVPAERYRIELPAGVQRVQVAAAGVVLLRWPEDSVRFTVSLHPLRASIPLRHGAAR
- a CDS encoding sigma-70 family RNA polymerase sigma factor; translated protein: MRPFARKGRPAPDSAPLSEFETAFAVLYRERHPALFRYLDRSLGDPQLAADVAQEAFVRLLDRGSFPEEPGAWLVSVANNFLRDHFRGAGRRLQLLTAAGDDAPRPSTAPDPAVALDQDEQRRQVRSALNRLPPREREVLLLRHSGYSYREIAVALELTETNVSTILLRAGISFRQAYQELHGDPD
- a CDS encoding DUF2007 domain-containing protein, which produces MPESAWTNIVTYGTRIEADIARATLEGAGVQVILRGDQAGIFGAGFAGWAPGGATIAVPNPDASRALELLDLPPA